One Euphorbia lathyris chromosome 1, ddEupLath1.1, whole genome shotgun sequence DNA segment encodes these proteins:
- the LOC136213106 gene encoding 14 kDa proline-rich protein DC2.15-like translates to MATKSVASIAILLTVNLLFFTMVSSAKCPTDALKFKVCANVLGLIQIPPNEKCCSLISGLVAADAALCLCTAIKANVLGINVNVPLDLSLLLNQCNKNVAAGFQCP, encoded by the coding sequence ATGGCAACAAAATCAGTGGCCTCAATTGCAATTCTGCTAACTGTGAACCTACTCTTCTTCACAATGGTGAGCTCTGCAAAGTGCCCAACAGATGCACTGAAGTTCAAGGTATGTGCAAATGTGTTGGGGCTAATTCAAATTCCACCAAATGAAAAATGTTGCTCCTTAATTTCTGGTCTAGTCGCTGCTGATGCTGCTCTTTGCCTTTGCACTGCTATTAAAGCTAATGTTTTAGGGATCAATGTTAACGTTCCACTCGACTTAAGCTTGCTGCTCAACCAGTGCAACAAGAATGTTGCCGCCGGATTCCAGTGTCCTTAA